The Oncorhynchus tshawytscha isolate Ot180627B linkage group LG12, Otsh_v2.0, whole genome shotgun sequence genome includes a window with the following:
- the LOC112262873 gene encoding arginine/serine-rich coiled-coil protein 2 isoform X1: MVVESCVATQSWVNREYRRGLRTHPGGDPMLRVSVVEVMLPTLTTWSQIVRKSSIQLQREVFRPIVLSLVMSMERIMASDADSTNLLPLMGSLYTDRRKHTMESSKSPRSSKHHPSRSRSHSRDRKRKSSDKKHRRSRSRSKEAQRRDSEKPSKSHSKQDDQPEQTERGRERLSAENGEERHRRKDKKGRSHSRSHSCDRRHRSRSRDKLRSRSPREKKKRARSRSGSKTKHRRRSKSRERKKEKVHRKEKSRSRSVSPQAFRGRNTAMDAQEALARRLERAKKLQEQKEKDMLEKQQHQEVPAVPAPLLSDTVVVAAAAATHPVLNVAALLASGTQVTPQIAMAAQMAALQAKTLAETGIAVPSYYNPSAVNPLKFAEQEKKRKKLWQGKKEGDKSQTAELWEKLNFGNKDQNVKFRKLMGIKGEEEGEASKPLNDEGLKTLQQQEEMFHNLDLQYEMARSQTHTQRGMGLGFGSSFSRGMDAI, encoded by the exons ATGGTGGTGGAGTCatgtgtggccacacagtcgtgggtgaacagagagtacaggaggggactaagaacACACCCCGGTGGGGACCCTATGTTAAGAGTCAGCGTggtggaggtgatgttgcctaccctcaccacctggagtcagatcgtcaggaagtccagtatccagttgcagagggaggtgttcagacccaTAGTCTTAAGCTTGGTGATGAGCATGGAGCGGATAATG GCAAGTGATGCCGACTCGACAAACCTGCTACCCTTGATGGGCTCTCTTTACACGGACAGAAGAAAACACACTATGGAATCATCCAAATCACCCAGAAGCTCCAAACACCATCCTTCCCGATCAAGGTCACACTCCAGGGACCGAAAACGCAAATCAA GTGACAAAAAGCACAGACGAAGTCGGAGCAGGAGCAAAGAG GCACAAAGGAGGGACTCTGAGAAGCCATCAAAATCTCACAGCAAGCAGGATGATCAGCCGGAGCAGActgagaggggcagggagagactTTCTGCAGAGAACGGGGAGGAGCGACACCGGCGCAAAGACAAGAAGGGACGGAGCCACTCCAGGTCACACTCATGCGACAG GCGTCATCGCAGCAGAAGTCGGGACAAACTGAGATCGCGTTCCCCgcgggagaagaagaagagggccAGGTCCCGGTCGGGCTCAAAGACCAAACACCGCCGCAGGAGCAAAAGCAG GGAGCGGAAGAAGGAGAAAGTGCACAGAAAAGAGAAGAGTCGTAGCAGGTCTGTGAGCCCCCAGGCTTTCCGGGGCAGAAACACTGCCATGGACGCACAAGAGGCCCTGGCCAGAAG gtTGGAAAGGGCAAAGAAACTGCAAGAGCAGAAAGAAAAGGATATGTTGGAGAAACAGCAGCATCAGGAGGTACCTGCAG TGCCAGCCCCCCTGCTGTCTGACACAGTAGTAGTTGCTGCTGCAGCTGCTACCCACCCTGTCCTCAACGTGGCAGCTCTCCTGGCCTCTGGGACACAGGTCACGCCCCAGATCGCCATGGCAGCGCAGATGGCAGCCCTACAAGCCAAAACCTTAGCAGAGACTGGCAttgctgtgcccagctattacaATCCTTCGGCTGTCAACCCCCTGAAGTTTGCAGAGCAGGAGAAGAAAAGGAAGAAGCTCTGGCAGGGAAAGAAGGAAGGG GATAAGTCCCAGACAGCTGAGTTGTGGGAGAAGCTCAACTTTGGAAATAAGGACCAAAATGTTAAATTTCGGAAACTGATGGGCATCAAA ggggaagaggaaggtgAGGCCTCAAAGCCACTCAACGACGAAGGCCTGAAGACcctgcagcagcaggaggagatgTTCCATAACCTTGACCTTCAGTACGAGATGGCCAGGTCCCAGACCCACACTCAGAGAGGCATGGGACTAGGCTTCGGCTCTTCATTCTCACGGGGCATGGACGCAATCTAA
- the LOC112262873 gene encoding arginine/serine-rich coiled-coil protein 2 isoform X2, whose product MAASDADSTNLLPLMGSLYTDRRKHTMESSKSPRSSKHHPSRSRSHSRDRKRKSSDKKHRRSRSRSKEAQRRDSEKPSKSHSKQDDQPEQTERGRERLSAENGEERHRRKDKKGRSHSRSHSCDRRHRSRSRDKLRSRSPREKKKRARSRSGSKTKHRRRSKSRERKKEKVHRKEKSRSRSVSPQAFRGRNTAMDAQEALARRLERAKKLQEQKEKDMLEKQQHQEVPAVPAPLLSDTVVVAAAAATHPVLNVAALLASGTQVTPQIAMAAQMAALQAKTLAETGIAVPSYYNPSAVNPLKFAEQEKKRKKLWQGKKEGDKSQTAELWEKLNFGNKDQNVKFRKLMGIKGEEEGEASKPLNDEGLKTLQQQEEMFHNLDLQYEMARSQTHTQRGMGLGFGSSFSRGMDAI is encoded by the exons ATGGCG GCAAGTGATGCCGACTCGACAAACCTGCTACCCTTGATGGGCTCTCTTTACACGGACAGAAGAAAACACACTATGGAATCATCCAAATCACCCAGAAGCTCCAAACACCATCCTTCCCGATCAAGGTCACACTCCAGGGACCGAAAACGCAAATCAA GTGACAAAAAGCACAGACGAAGTCGGAGCAGGAGCAAAGAG GCACAAAGGAGGGACTCTGAGAAGCCATCAAAATCTCACAGCAAGCAGGATGATCAGCCGGAGCAGActgagaggggcagggagagactTTCTGCAGAGAACGGGGAGGAGCGACACCGGCGCAAAGACAAGAAGGGACGGAGCCACTCCAGGTCACACTCATGCGACAG GCGTCATCGCAGCAGAAGTCGGGACAAACTGAGATCGCGTTCCCCgcgggagaagaagaagagggccAGGTCCCGGTCGGGCTCAAAGACCAAACACCGCCGCAGGAGCAAAAGCAG GGAGCGGAAGAAGGAGAAAGTGCACAGAAAAGAGAAGAGTCGTAGCAGGTCTGTGAGCCCCCAGGCTTTCCGGGGCAGAAACACTGCCATGGACGCACAAGAGGCCCTGGCCAGAAG gtTGGAAAGGGCAAAGAAACTGCAAGAGCAGAAAGAAAAGGATATGTTGGAGAAACAGCAGCATCAGGAGGTACCTGCAG TGCCAGCCCCCCTGCTGTCTGACACAGTAGTAGTTGCTGCTGCAGCTGCTACCCACCCTGTCCTCAACGTGGCAGCTCTCCTGGCCTCTGGGACACAGGTCACGCCCCAGATCGCCATGGCAGCGCAGATGGCAGCCCTACAAGCCAAAACCTTAGCAGAGACTGGCAttgctgtgcccagctattacaATCCTTCGGCTGTCAACCCCCTGAAGTTTGCAGAGCAGGAGAAGAAAAGGAAGAAGCTCTGGCAGGGAAAGAAGGAAGGG GATAAGTCCCAGACAGCTGAGTTGTGGGAGAAGCTCAACTTTGGAAATAAGGACCAAAATGTTAAATTTCGGAAACTGATGGGCATCAAA ggggaagaggaaggtgAGGCCTCAAAGCCACTCAACGACGAAGGCCTGAAGACcctgcagcagcaggaggagatgTTCCATAACCTTGACCTTCAGTACGAGATGGCCAGGTCCCAGACCCACACTCAGAGAGGCATGGGACTAGGCTTCGGCTCTTCATTCTCACGGGGCATGGACGCAATCTAA